A genome region from Tenebrio molitor chromosome 4, icTenMoli1.1, whole genome shotgun sequence includes the following:
- the LOC138128198 gene encoding leucine-rich repeat-containing protein 15-like: MKTSLVTLLLVAAAHSCVHNPNNDDTKCVSMEFEKGKSVELKRYGSKLDLLMIRGPIYADSFPPLPGIHQMTIRSSNISDIEPGFFNSFPNLESLTIKINHGFPNVTTRVFKGCCPKLTTFKVYDNNFADFDHQVFKTMNKLEFLWIEKQRLGPLEANYFSGLSALKKLRLQHCQIKRIDQNAFDDLVGLVRLELPTNQVEKIQPGTFKNLKKLEELHLSGNSIRNFTGGEFNGLTSLKRLELIGNKINSLNVEKILENLPKLERIGVKLTHFECDRAKSMVERIQENNIEIKNVDEVLSDSC, translated from the coding sequence ATGAAGACGTCTTTGGTTACCCTGTTGCTGGTCGCGGCAGCGCACTCTTGCGTCCACAACCCCAACAACGACGACACCAAGTGCGTCTCGATGGAGTTCGAGAAGGGCAAGTCGGTGGAGCTGAAGAGGTACGGCAGCAAGCTGGACCTGCTGATGATCAGGGGCCCCATCTACGCCGACAGCTTTCCCCCCCTCCCGGGGATCCACCAGATGACGATCCGATCGAGCAACATCTCGGACATCGAGCCGGGGTTCTTCAACTCATTCCCCAACCTGGAGAGCCTCACGATCAAGATCAACCACGGCTTCCCCAACGTGACGACGCGGGTGTTCAAGGGCTGCTGCCCCAAGCTGACCACCTTCAAGGTCTACGACAACAACTTCGCCGACTTCGACCACCAGGTCTTCAAGACGATGAACAAGCTGGAGTTCCTCTGGATCGAGAAGCAGCGGCTGGGGCCGCTCGAGGCCAACTACTTCAGCGGCCTGTCCGCCCTGAAGAAGCTGCGGCTGCAGCACTGCCAGATCAAGAGGATCGACCAGAACGCGTTCGACGACCTGGTCGGCCTGGTCAGGCTGGAGCTGCCCACCAACCAGGTGGAGAAGATCCAGCCGGGCACCTTCAAGAACCTCAAGAAGCTGGAGGAGCTGCACCTGTCGGGGAACAGCATCAGGAACTTCACGGGAGGGGAGTTCAACGGGCTGACCAGTCTCAAGAGGCTGGAGCTGATCGGGAACAAGATCAATTCGCTCAACGTCGAGAAGATTCTGGAGAACCTGCCCAAGCTGGAGAGGATCGGGGTCAAGCTGACGCACTTCGAGTGCGACAGGGCCAAGTCGATGGTGGAGAGGATCCAGGAGAACAACATCGAGATCAAGAACGTGGACGAGGTCTTGTCGGACTCGTGTTAG
- the LOC138130033 gene encoding protein takeout-like, which produces MRVVSVVALFLTAVAAKSLPADIVRCSRSDPNLNRCLDVHVMEAVRKFAGGNKDLGISQLEPLLIDKIQLGDPDTLQQEYNNVQLYGITSATILNSRANFSDENCHWDYESVTPSTRMEADYKVKGRLLLFHIDGQGKYNNTLYELQGQHSFKCEKYKKKNKTHIRITDHVFKFKPKRVVLDYDNIIVGNKQLSEEVRKTLNENSLAIYSDFGPALEKVMASVWMQNVNRVFSRVPEDELFLP; this is translated from the exons ATGCGCGTGGTATCGGTGGTTGCGCTATTCTTGACGGCCGTCGCGGCCAAGAGCCTGC CCGCAGACATCGTGAGGTGCAGCAGGTCCGACCCGAATCTGAACCGGTGTCTGGACGTCCACGTCATGGAGGCGGTTCGAAAATTCGCCGGCGGGAACAAGGACCTGGGGATCAGCCAGCTGGAGCCGCTCCTCATCGATAAAATCCAGTTGGGGGATCCCGACACGCTGCAGCAAGAGTACAACAATGTGCAGCTTTACGGGATCACCTCGGCCACCATTTTGAATTCGCG TGCCAACTTTTCCGACGAGAACTGTCACTGGGATTATGAGAGTGTGACGCCCTCTACCAGGATGGAGGCGGACTACAAGGTGAAAGGGAGATTGTTGCTTTTCCACATTGACGGACAAGGAAAATACAACAACACTCTGT ACGAGCTCCAAGGTCAGCACAGTTTCAAGTGTGAGAAGTACAAGAAGAAGAACAAGACTCACATTCGTATCACCGATCACGTCTTTAAGTTCAAGCCCAAGAGAGTCGTCTTGGATTATGACAATATCATAGTGGGAAACAAGCAGTTGAGTGAAGAAGTGAGGAAGACTCTCAACGAGAATTCTCTGGCAATTTATTCAGATTTTGGACCGGCTCTAGAGAAGGTCATGGCGTCCGTCTGGATGCAAAATGTGAATCGAGTGTTCTCCAGAGTACCTGAAGATGAGCTCTTCTTGCCTTGA
- the LOC138130031 gene encoding protein takeout-like, with translation MIFAFLAVLLVFVSSKSLPPDIKKCSKSDPNLGKCLDTTVVDAVHKLSAGSKDLGVVPLEPLFIEKVDLGNPSDGSVSIHQEYENLRFYGITNATLFDSDADFTGDNCRWKFKTITGAVTMEADYKMTGKLLVFPINGHGKCKNVLYEVFSEYDVKCERFTKKNKKYLRITDFGFKVKPKRVVFGFDNIIDGNEQLSKEVVKTLNENALSVYADVGKAFDEVIAKIWKQTINQVFSRVPEDELFLP, from the exons ATGATCTTTGcgtttttggctgtcttgctCGTTTTTGTTTCTTCCAAGAGCTTAC CTCCTGACATCAAAAAATGTAGCAAGTCCGACCCGAATCTGGGCAAGTGCCTCGACACGACTGTCGTCGACGCCGTCCACAAGCTCTCCGCCGGAAGCAAAGACCTGGGCGTCGTCCCCTTGGAGCCCCTCTTCATCGAAAAAGTCGACCTGGGGAATCCCAGCGACGGATCCGTCTCCATCCACCAGGAATACGAAAACTTGAGGTTCTACGGCATTACGAACGCCACCTTGTTCGATTCCGA TGCGGACTTCACAGGCGACAACTGTCGCTGGAAATTCAAGACCATCACGGGTGCCGTCACCATGGAGGCCGACTACAAGATGACCGGAAAGCTCTTGGTCTTTCCCATAAACGGCCACGGAAAGTGCAAGAACGTGTTGT ACGAGGTCTTCAGCGAGTACGACGTCAAATGCGAGAGGTTCACCAAGAAGAACAAGAAGTACTTGCGTATTACCGATTTCGGTTTTAAAGTGAAACCGAAAAGAGTTGTTTTCGGTTTCGACAATATCATCGATGGGAACGAACAGTTGTCCAAGGAAGTGGTGAAGACGCTCAACGAGAACGCGCTGTCGGTTTACGCGGATGTGGGGAAGGCGTTCGATGAGGTCATCGCCAAGATTTGGAAGCAGACGATCAATCAGGTCTTCTCGAGGGTGCCGGAAGACGAGCTCTTCTTGCCGTGA
- the rept gene encoding ruvB-like 2: MAAAAAAKIAEVRETTRVERIGAHSHIRGLGLDESLEARHVSQGMVGQTSARRAIGIVLKMVREGRIAGRAVLLAGQPGTGKTAIATALAAALGHDTPFTSMAGSEIYSLEMGKTEALTQAIRKSIGVRIKEESEIIEGEVVEVQIERPATGVGTKVGKLILKTTEMETVYDLGGKMIDSILKEKVQSGDVITIDKATGKITRLGRSFARARDYDATGQQTRFVQCPEGELQKRKEVVHTVTLHEIDVINSRTHGFLALFSGDTGEIKSEVREQINGKVAEWREEGKAEMIPGVLFIDEVHMLDIECFSFLNRALENEMAPIVIMATNRGITRIRGTNYKSPHGIPLDLLDRMIIVPTTPYDEKELREILSIRCEEEDCQMSDNALTVLTRISKETSLRYGMQLIMTSSLIARKRKAPEVDVEDIKRAYQLFFDEGRSVQFLKEYQQEFMFNEEDAAEMDTS, translated from the exons atggCC GCCGCTGCAGCCGCAAAAATCGCCGAAGTTCGCGAAACCACGCGCGTGGAGCGCATCGGGGCCCACTCCCACATCCGCGGCCTCGGCCTCGACGAGAGCCTCGAGGCTAGACATGTGTCGCAGGGCATGGTGGGCCAGACGTCCGCCCGCAGAGCCATCGGCATCGTCCTGAAGATGGTGCGCGAGGGACGCATCGCCGGGCGGGCCGTCCTCCTGGCGGGGCAACCCGGCACCGGCAAGACCGCCATCGCCACGGCTCTAGCCGCCGCTTTGGGGCACGACACCCCCTTCACCAGCATGGCCGGCTCGGAGATCTACTCTTTGGAGATGGGAAAAACCGAGGCGCTCACGCAGGCCATACGCAAGAGCATCGGTGTGCGCATCAA GGAGGAGAGCGAGATTATCGAGGGTGAAGTCGTCGAGGTCCAGATCGAGAGGCCGGCGACCGGGGTGGGGACGAAAGTGGGCAAGCTCATCCTGAAGACGACGGAAATGGAGACGGTGTACGATCTGGGGGGCAAGATGATCGACAGTATTTTGAAGGAGAAAGTGCAGTCGGGCGACGTCATCACCATTGACAAAGCCACAG GAAAAATCACTCGCTTGGGGCGTTCATTTGCTCGAGCACGTGACTACGACGCCACCGGACAACAGACCAGATTCGTCCAGTGTCCAGAAGGTGAACTCCAGAAGCGCAAGGAGGTCGTTCACACTGTCACATTGCACGAGATTGACGTCATCAACAGCCGTACCCATGGCTTCCTGGCACTGTTTTCCG GGGACACCGGGGAAATAAAGTCCGAAGTGCGGGAGCAGATCAACGGGAAGGTGGCGGAGTGGCGGGAAGAGGGCAAGGCCGAGATGATCCCGGGCGTCCTCTTCATAGACGAGGTGCACATGCTCGACATCGAGTGTTTCTCCTTTTTGAATCGCGCCCTGGAAAACGAGATGGCGCCGATCGTCATAATGGCGACCAACCGGGGAATCACCAGGATCAGGGGGACGAACTACAAGTCGCCCCACGGGATCCCCCTGGACCTGCTGGACAGGATGATCATAGTGCCGACGACCCCCTACGATGAGAAGGAACTGAGGGAGATCCTGAGCATACGGTGCGAGGAGGAGGACTGCCAGATGTCCGACAACGCCCTCACGGTTCTGACGCGAATCTCGAAGGAGACGTCCCTCAGGTACGGCATGCAACTGATCATGACCTCCAGTCTGATAGCGAGGAAGAGGAAGGCGCCGGAAGTCGACGTCGAAGACATCAAGAGGGCGTACCAGCTGTTCTTCGACGAGGGGAGGTCGGTGCAGTTCCTCAAGGAGTACCAACAGGAGTTCATGTTCAATGAAG AAGACGCCGCCGAGATGGACACgtcctaa